One genomic segment of Streptomyces niveus includes these proteins:
- a CDS encoding DUF1707 SHOCT-like domain-containing protein, which produces MDLEKHPQKPVAPAEPHAGIRASDADRDRIADILREALALGRLDAEEHSERIDAVYRAKTMGELEPLVKDLPATSTTARPAAAHTYGPDNETEPAESMVAIFSSSTRKGRWRVGRRTNAFALFGSIEIDLTEAIFAQRTTVINATAIFGSIEVRVPENISLRGGGTGIFGNFEVSTLEGTDADAPVVVVNGYSVFGSIEAKPKRGKFIADLNRRLRKHLGH; this is translated from the coding sequence GTGGACCTCGAAAAGCACCCCCAGAAGCCGGTCGCGCCGGCGGAGCCCCACGCCGGTATCCGGGCCTCCGACGCCGATCGGGACCGGATCGCCGACATCCTCAGGGAAGCCCTCGCGCTCGGTCGCCTGGATGCCGAGGAGCACTCCGAGCGGATCGACGCCGTCTACCGTGCCAAGACCATGGGTGAACTGGAGCCGCTGGTCAAGGACTTGCCCGCGACGTCCACCACCGCCCGCCCCGCCGCGGCGCACACCTACGGTCCCGACAACGAGACCGAGCCCGCCGAGTCCATGGTCGCGATCTTCAGCAGCTCGACCCGCAAGGGCCGTTGGCGGGTGGGCCGCCGTACGAACGCCTTCGCGCTCTTCGGGAGCATCGAGATCGACCTGACCGAGGCGATCTTCGCGCAGCGGACGACCGTGATCAACGCGACCGCCATCTTCGGCTCGATCGAGGTCCGGGTCCCGGAGAACATTTCCCTGCGCGGCGGCGGCACCGGTATCTTCGGCAACTTCGAGGTCAGCACGTTGGAGGGCACCGACGCGGACGCCCCGGTCGTGGTCGTCAACGGCTACTCGGTTTTCGGCAGCATCGAGGCCAAGCCGAAGCGCGGCAAGTTCATCGCGGACCTCAACAGGCGGCTGCGCAAGCACTTGGGCCACTGA
- a CDS encoding fumarate hydratase, whose amino-acid sequence MAEMPEFAYSDLLPLGEDTTPYRLVTADGVSTVEADGRTFLKVTPEALRTLAAEAMHDISHYLRPAHLTQLRRIVDDPDASSNDKFVALDLLKNANIAAAGVLPMCQDTGTAIVMGKRGQNVLTEGGDEAALSHGIYDAYTKLNLRYSQMAPLTMWEEKNTGSNLPAQIELYATDGGAYKFLFMAKGGGSANKSFLYQETKAVLNEASMMKFLEEKIRSLGTAACPPYHLAIVVGGTSAEFALKTAKYASAHYLDELPAEGSPAGHGFRDKELEEKVFELTQKIGIGAQFGGKYFCHDVRVVRLPRHGASLPVAIAVSCSADRQAVAKITAEGVFLEQLETDPARFLPDTTDEHLDQSGEGGESDVVRIDLGRPMDDILAELTRHPVKTRLSLTGTLVVARDIAHAKIKERLDAGEEMPQYLKDHPVYYAGPAKTPEGYASGSFGPTTAGRMDSYVEQFQAAGGSKVMLAKGNRSKQVTDACGTHGGFYLGSIGGPAARLAQDCIRKVEVLEYEELGMEAVWKIEVEDFPAFIVVDDKGNDFFTEPAPAPTFTSIPVRGPGLA is encoded by the coding sequence ATGGCCGAAATGCCAGAGTTTGCGTACTCCGATCTGCTCCCTCTGGGAGAGGACACCACGCCGTACCGCCTGGTGACCGCCGACGGTGTCTCCACCGTCGAGGCCGACGGCCGTACGTTCCTCAAGGTCACCCCCGAGGCGCTGCGCACCCTCGCCGCCGAGGCGATGCACGACATCTCGCACTATCTGCGCCCGGCCCACCTCACCCAGCTGCGCAGGATCGTCGACGACCCGGACGCGTCGTCGAACGACAAGTTCGTGGCGCTCGACCTCCTCAAGAACGCCAACATCGCCGCCGCCGGTGTGCTCCCCATGTGCCAGGACACCGGCACGGCCATCGTGATGGGCAAGCGCGGACAGAACGTCCTTACGGAGGGCGGCGACGAGGCGGCACTGTCGCACGGCATCTACGACGCGTACACCAAGCTCAATCTTCGCTACTCGCAGATGGCCCCGCTGACCATGTGGGAGGAGAAGAACACCGGCTCGAACCTGCCCGCGCAGATCGAGCTGTACGCGACCGACGGCGGCGCCTACAAGTTCCTCTTCATGGCCAAGGGCGGCGGCTCGGCCAACAAGTCGTTCCTCTACCAGGAGACGAAGGCCGTCCTGAACGAGGCCTCCATGATGAAGTTCCTGGAGGAGAAGATCCGTTCACTGGGTACGGCCGCCTGTCCGCCGTACCACCTGGCGATCGTCGTCGGCGGCACCTCCGCCGAGTTCGCGCTCAAGACCGCGAAGTACGCCTCCGCGCACTACCTGGACGAGCTGCCCGCCGAGGGCTCCCCCGCCGGTCACGGCTTCCGGGACAAGGAGCTGGAGGAGAAGGTCTTCGAACTGACGCAGAAGATCGGCATCGGCGCGCAGTTCGGCGGCAAGTACTTCTGCCACGACGTGCGGGTCGTACGCCTCCCCCGGCACGGCGCCTCGCTGCCGGTCGCGATCGCCGTGTCCTGCTCGGCGGACCGCCAGGCGGTCGCGAAGATCACCGCCGAGGGGGTCTTCCTCGAACAGCTGGAGACCGACCCGGCGCGCTTCCTGCCCGACACCACCGACGAGCACCTGGATCAGAGCGGCGAGGGCGGCGAGAGCGACGTCGTACGGATCGACCTCGGCCGGCCGATGGACGACATCCTGGCCGAGCTGACCCGCCACCCCGTCAAGACCCGGCTGTCGCTGACCGGAACGCTCGTCGTGGCGCGCGACATCGCGCACGCCAAGATCAAGGAGCGGCTGGACGCGGGCGAGGAGATGCCTCAGTACCTGAAGGACCACCCGGTCTACTACGCCGGGCCCGCCAAGACGCCCGAGGGATACGCCTCCGGATCGTTCGGCCCGACGACCGCGGGGCGCATGGACAGCTACGTGGAGCAGTTCCAGGCGGCGGGCGGCTCGAAGGTCATGCTCGCCAAGGGCAACCGCTCGAAACAGGTCACCGACGCGTGCGGCACGCACGGCGGCTTCTACCTCGGTTCGATCGGCGGCCCGGCGGCGCGGCTGGCGCAGGACTGCATCCGAAAGGTCGAGGTCCTGGAGTACGAGGAGCTGGGCATGGAGGCGGTCTGGAAGATCGAGGTCGAGGACTTCCCCGCGTTCATCGTCGTGGACGACAAGGGCAACGACTTCTTCACCGAGCCCGCCCCGGCGCCGACCTTCACCAGCATCCCGGTGCGGGGCCCCGGCCTCGCGTAG